Proteins from a single region of Gossypium arboreum isolate Shixiya-1 chromosome 1, ASM2569848v2, whole genome shotgun sequence:
- the LOC108482134 gene encoding protein NRT1/ PTR FAMILY 2.9-like, with protein MEKTENCSAATTDEPQMHYRGIKAMPYVIGNETFEKLGTTGTSNNLLVYLTTIFNIKSISATNLVNVFNGTCNLATLIGAFLSDTYFGRYTTLGFASISSFLGMVLLTLTAAVSKLHPPACNKSSENGTCDGPTPWQMTFLMSGLGLMVIGAGGIRPCNLAFGADQFNPETKSGKRGITSFFNWYYFTFTFAMMVSLTIIVYVQSDVSWAWGLAIPAFMMFLSCLMFFIGTKMYVKVKPQGSPITSVIQVIIAAVRKRKLKQPDEPWISLFNHIPKASINSKLAYSDQFRFLNKAAILTPEDKINSDGSAVNPWKLSSLQKVEEIKCLIRVVPIWASGIIYSVAMVQQQTYAVFQAIQSDRYLGHTGFNIPAASFGIFTMIGVTIWIPIYDRLIVPWLQKYTKKEGGITLLQKMSIGMVLAIITMVISAIVEDRRRALALSNPIGIDSKKRSISSLSTMWLIPQLTLIGLSEAFTLIGLIEFYYKQFPENMRSIAGSFTFIGLALSSYLSSFLISVVHKISERSQTGDWLPEDLNKGKLDYFYYLVAGLEVMNLGYFIMCANWYKYKESGSTGNGVEGDDDMVKLQSDGV; from the exons ATGGAGAAGACTGAGAACTGTAGTGCTGCAACTACAGATGAACCACAGATGCACTATAGAGGAATTAAAGCAATGCCCTATGTCATAG GGAATGAAACTTTTGAGAAGTTGGGGACTACTGGTACTTCAAACAATCTTTTGGTTTATCTCACTACCATTTTCAACATTAAAAGTATCTCAGCTACAAATCTTGTTAATGTTTTCAATGGAACATGCAACTTGGCTACCTTGATAGGTGCATTCCTTTCCGATACTTATTTCGGCCGATACACCACCTTGGGATTTGCTTCCATATCTTCTTTTCTG GGAATGGTTCTACTTACACTAACAGCTGCAGTCTCAAAGTTGCACCCACCGGCTTGCAATAAGTCGAGCGAAAATGGAACATGTGATGGGCCAACACCATGGCAAATGACATTTCTGATGAGCGGTTTAGGACTTATGGTGATCGGTGCCGGTGGGATTAGACCATGTAACCTTGCCTTCGGAGCAGACCAATTCAATCCCGAAACCAAATCCGGGAAGAGGGGTATAACCAGTTTCTTCAATTGGTATTACTTCACCTTCACGTTTGCCATGATGGTATCTTTGACGATCATCGTTTACGTACAATCCGATGTGAGCTGGGCTTGGGGTTTAGCCATTCCTGCCTTCATGATGTTCTTATCATGCCTCATGTTCTTCATTGGGACCAAAATGTATGTGAAAGTGAAACCCCAAGGTAGCCCAATCACAAGTGTGATTCAAGTCATAATTGCAGCTGTTCGAAAGAGGAAATTGAAGCAACCAGATGAACCATGGATCTCACTTTTTAACCATATCCCTAAAGCTTCTATCAACTCCAAGCTCGCTTACTCTGATCAATTCAG GTTTCTAAACAAAGCTGCAATATTAACCCCAGAGGATAAAATCAACTCAGATGGATCAGCAGTGAATCCATGGAAACTTTCCAGTTTACAGAAAGTGGAAGAAATAAAATGCTTGATTAGAGTTGTTCCTATATGGGCATCAGGTATTATCTATAGTGTAGCCATGGTTCAACAACAAACATACGCAGTCTTCCAAGCCATTCAATCCGACCGATACCTCGGGCACACAGGTTTCAACATCCCGGCGGCCTCGTTCGGCATCTTCACTATGATCGGCGTTACGATATGGATACCGATTTACGACCGTTTAATAGTTCCATGGCTCCAAAAGTACACCAAAAAGGAAGGAGGAATCACATTACTGCAAAAGATGAGTATAGGCATGGTTCTCGCCATAATCACCATGGTTATATCCGCCATTGTTGAAGATAGAAGAAGAGCCTTAGCTTTGAGTAACCCCATCGGCATAGATTCAAAGAAAAGATCCATTTCTTCACTGTCAACAATGTGGTTAATCCCTCAGCTAACATTAATAGGACTCTCCGAAGCATTCACATTAATTGGTTTAATCGAATTTTACTACAAACAGTTCCCTGAAAACATGAGAAGCATTGCTGGATCATTCACTTTTATTGGCCTTGCATTATCGAGTTACCTCAGCAGTTTCTTGATATCAGTTGTTCATAAGATCTCGGAAAGGTCCCAAACAGGTGACTGGTTGCCTGAAGATCTCAACAAGGGGaaattggattatttttattacttgGTTGCAGGGCTGGAAGTAATGAATTTAGGGTATTTTATAATGTGTGCAAATTGGtataaatacaaagaaagtgGTAGTACTGGAAATGGGGTTGAAGGTGATGACGATATGGTGAAGTTGCAGAGTGATGGTGTGTGA